In one Inquilinus sp. Marseille-Q2685 genomic region, the following are encoded:
- a CDS encoding ABC transporter permease encodes MSIAALSPPAEPGIERPGSLVLVLRYLRRNKGLALGVLILLGLAAFTVIGLMTVNPKAAYPLSVAVKKPPSLRYPFGTDFFGRDLFAAMVVGMWQTAFIGFVAGGLGTLIGVVLGFIAAYFRGWTDAAIRTVCQILTPIPVLLIQVVIAGSLDKRDVTILTMALIVVLLAWMGPTLVIRAQVLTMKERQFVAVARLSGVSDLGIIFKEILPCLLPFIAAAFVAQVFSAVFASFYLAVLGLGPLREPLLGNIIWAAQSQGAFFNGWWWWPIIPSVAMILILGSLALINMGLDELANPRVRRTE; translated from the coding sequence ATGTCGATCGCCGCGCTCTCGCCGCCCGCCGAACCCGGGATCGAACGTCCCGGCAGCCTGGTCCTGGTGCTGCGCTATCTCCGCCGCAACAAGGGGCTGGCCCTCGGCGTCCTGATCCTGCTCGGCCTCGCCGCCTTCACCGTCATCGGGCTGATGACGGTCAACCCGAAGGCCGCTTATCCGCTGTCGGTGGCAGTGAAGAAGCCGCCCAGCCTGCGATATCCCTTCGGCACGGATTTCTTCGGCCGCGACCTGTTCGCCGCCATGGTCGTGGGCATGTGGCAGACGGCCTTCATCGGCTTCGTCGCCGGCGGCCTCGGCACGCTGATCGGCGTCGTGCTCGGCTTCATCGCCGCCTATTTCCGCGGCTGGACCGATGCCGCCATCCGCACGGTCTGCCAGATCCTGACGCCGATTCCGGTGCTGCTGATCCAGGTCGTGATCGCCGGCTCGCTCGACAAGCGCGACGTCACCATCCTCACCATGGCGCTGATCGTGGTGCTGCTGGCCTGGATGGGGCCGACGCTCGTCATCCGCGCCCAGGTGCTGACGATGAAGGAACGGCAGTTCGTCGCCGTCGCCAGGCTGTCCGGCGTCAGCGACCTCGGCATCATCTTCAAGGAGATCCTGCCCTGCCTTCTGCCCTTCATCGCGGCGGCCTTCGTGGCGCAGGTGTTCTCGGCCGTCTTCGCCTCCTTCTACCTCGCCGTGCTGGGGCTCGGGCCGCTGCGTGAGCCGCTGCTGGGCAACATCATCTGGGCGGCGCAGTCGCAGGGCGCCTTCTTCAACGGCTGGTGGTGGTGGCCGATCATCCCGTCGGTGGCGATGATCCTGATCCTCGGCTCGCTGGCCCTGATCAACATGGGCCTCGACGAGCTGGCCAATCCCCGCGTGCGGAGGACGGAGTGA
- a CDS encoding ABC transporter permease, which translates to MTLKLVIRRLLFLVLVIWAASTIVFFIPRLSSRNALRERFGELARTGGFSPADLEKIIASMQQQFGLDQPLYQQYWHFLGNILRMDFGYSLYRYPSTVAEVIAQSLPWTIGLLLVTTILSFVIGNLLGAVAAWPRAPRWLRAFAAPFILLTGVPPVIMAILLLFFVGFRLQWLPLGGAYSAGVVPNLSLDFALDMLRHQVLPALALILGSVGGWVLSMRGMGVTIQGEDYVNFAEHKGLTGGRIFRDYYLRNALLPQVTALALAPAAVVTSAIIVEGLFGLPGIGSVLNLAIRANDFPTIYGIVLFITIAVAVLMTVVEFLYPLLDPRIRHS; encoded by the coding sequence ATGACCCTCAAGCTCGTCATCCGCCGTCTGCTCTTTCTCGTCCTGGTCATCTGGGCGGCCTCGACGATCGTCTTCTTCATCCCGCGCCTGTCCAGCCGCAACGCGCTGCGCGAACGTTTCGGCGAGCTGGCCCGCACCGGCGGCTTCTCGCCGGCCGATCTGGAGAAGATCATCGCCTCGATGCAGCAGCAGTTCGGGCTCGATCAGCCGCTGTACCAGCAGTACTGGCACTTTCTCGGCAACATCCTGCGGATGGATTTCGGCTATTCGCTGTACCGCTACCCGTCGACCGTGGCCGAGGTGATCGCCCAGTCGCTGCCCTGGACCATCGGCCTGCTGCTGGTCACCACGATCCTCAGCTTCGTCATCGGCAACCTGCTGGGCGCCGTCGCCGCCTGGCCGCGGGCCCCGCGCTGGCTGCGGGCCTTTGCGGCGCCCTTCATCCTGCTGACCGGCGTGCCGCCGGTGATCATGGCCATCCTGCTGCTGTTCTTCGTCGGCTTCCGGCTGCAATGGCTGCCGCTCGGCGGCGCCTATTCGGCCGGGGTGGTGCCGAACCTCTCCCTGGATTTCGCCCTCGACATGCTGCGGCACCAGGTGCTGCCGGCGCTGGCCCTGATCCTCGGGTCGGTCGGCGGCTGGGTGCTGTCGATGCGGGGCATGGGCGTCACCATCCAGGGCGAGGACTATGTCAACTTCGCCGAGCACAAAGGCCTGACCGGCGGCCGGATCTTCCGCGATTACTATCTCCGCAACGCGCTGCTGCCGCAGGTGACGGCGCTGGCCTTGGCGCCCGCGGCGGTCGTCACCTCGGCGATCATCGTCGAGGGGCTGTTCGGCCTGCCAGGCATCGGCAGCGTGCTCAACCTCGCCATCCGCGCGAACGACTTCCCGACCATCTACGGCATCGTGCTGTTCATCACCATCGCCGTGGCGGTGCTGATGACGGTGGTCGAGTTCCTCTATCCGCTGCTCGACCCCCGAATCCGCCATTCGTGA
- a CDS encoding ABC transporter substrate-binding protein produces MVHLKRLAGLVLAAAAIIAPAAAFAQGAGLPAAQEITPKSPLPDVPRNRTLILGWGVAGGTSVGTTNPWVLPGYTHQEGNNLLFEPLMYFAIFKGEFIPWLADSMEYTPDFKSLEIKLNKDAKWSDGKPVTSKDVVYTFEGQMKYETLPYHAHFVQFVDSVSAKDELTVEVRFKQPAPRFKFEVLTEKFDTGLPIVPAEWESAQPNPTAAVGLDQIPHSGPYDVVAWNANQKILDLRPDWWAVKAGRIAQPAVKRVVIVNVLNQPIDTVAQRLVNNEFDSSVDMRAQVIGNIVEQNKDIQSWTGAESPYGYLDWWPNSLWMNTQLEPYSDVRVRKAISRAIDRDRIDEVLYDGAEIATIYPFPLYPNLQKFAESPAVKAEEAKYEPGKFDPDESEKLMTEAGFAKNGDGLWEKDGKTFDATIQAFETIHGDIAPVLAEMLRQAGFDANVNFGTDAFQNMVDGKPGLYLFGHGASLYDPFEAMNLYHGKYSNTIGSAAGNNRFSRYKNPELDKILDEISPLDSSDPKFQEGAAKALGIYWRDVIDVPVIQWLHRIPYNNHYWKNWPSATNLASGTNGAFWAHTGLLVIASLQPTGAQ; encoded by the coding sequence ATGGTCCATCTGAAACGCCTTGCCGGCCTCGTGCTGGCCGCGGCGGCGATCATCGCGCCGGCCGCGGCCTTCGCGCAGGGCGCGGGCCTGCCGGCCGCGCAGGAGATCACGCCCAAGAGCCCGCTGCCGGACGTGCCCCGCAACCGGACGCTGATCCTCGGCTGGGGCGTCGCGGGCGGCACCTCCGTCGGCACCACCAACCCCTGGGTGCTGCCGGGCTACACCCATCAGGAAGGCAACAACCTGCTGTTCGAGCCGCTGATGTATTTCGCCATCTTCAAGGGCGAGTTCATCCCGTGGCTCGCCGACAGCATGGAATACACGCCGGACTTCAAGTCGCTCGAGATCAAGCTCAACAAGGATGCGAAGTGGAGCGACGGCAAGCCGGTCACGTCGAAGGACGTGGTCTACACCTTCGAAGGGCAGATGAAGTATGAGACGCTGCCCTACCACGCGCATTTCGTGCAGTTCGTCGACAGCGTCAGCGCCAAGGACGAGCTGACCGTCGAGGTCAGGTTCAAGCAGCCGGCGCCGCGCTTCAAGTTCGAGGTGCTGACCGAGAAGTTCGACACCGGCCTGCCGATCGTGCCGGCGGAATGGGAATCGGCCCAGCCGAACCCGACCGCGGCCGTGGGGCTCGACCAGATCCCGCATTCCGGGCCCTACGACGTCGTCGCCTGGAACGCGAACCAGAAGATCCTCGACCTCCGTCCCGACTGGTGGGCGGTGAAGGCCGGGCGGATCGCCCAGCCGGCGGTCAAGCGCGTCGTCATCGTCAACGTGCTGAACCAGCCGATCGACACCGTGGCGCAGCGGCTGGTGAACAACGAGTTCGATTCCTCGGTCGACATGCGGGCCCAGGTGATCGGCAACATCGTCGAGCAGAACAAGGACATCCAGTCCTGGACCGGCGCGGAATCGCCCTATGGCTATCTCGACTGGTGGCCGAACTCGCTGTGGATGAACACCCAGCTCGAGCCCTACAGCGACGTGCGGGTGCGCAAGGCGATCAGCCGCGCCATCGACCGCGACCGCATCGACGAGGTGCTTTACGACGGCGCCGAGATCGCCACGATCTACCCGTTCCCGCTCTACCCGAACCTGCAGAAATTCGCCGAATCCCCGGCCGTGAAGGCCGAGGAGGCGAAGTACGAGCCGGGCAAGTTCGACCCGGACGAGAGCGAGAAGCTGATGACCGAGGCCGGCTTCGCCAAGAACGGCGACGGCCTGTGGGAGAAGGACGGCAAGACCTTCGACGCCACCATCCAGGCCTTCGAGACCATCCACGGCGACATCGCCCCGGTGCTGGCGGAGATGCTGCGCCAGGCGGGCTTCGACGCGAACGTCAATTTCGGCACCGACGCCTTCCAGAACATGGTGGACGGCAAGCCCGGCCTCTATCTCTTCGGCCACGGCGCCAGCCTGTACGATCCGTTCGAGGCCATGAACCTCTATCACGGCAAGTACAGCAACACGATCGGGTCGGCGGCCGGCAACAACCGCTTCTCGCGCTATAAGAATCCCGAGCTCGACAAGATCCTCGACGAGATCTCGCCGCTCGACTCCAGCGATCCGAAGTTCCAGGAGGGCGCGGCGAAGGCCCTGGGCATCTACTGGCGCGACGTGATCGACGTGCCGGTCATCCAGTGGCTGCACCGGATCCCCTACAACAACCACTACTGGAAGAACTGGCCCAGCGCCACGAACCTCGCCTCGGGCACCAACGGCGCGTTCTGGGCCCATACCGGCCTGCTGGTGATCGCGTCGCTGCAGCCGACCGGCGCGCAGTAG